From Xylanibacter oryzae DSM 17970, a single genomic window includes:
- a CDS encoding trans-sulfuration enzyme family protein — MKKQTKAIDEPFCRKDPYGALSMPVYNSVAYEFDNAQDMADTFCGRMKGPDYSRTENPTVTYFENKVKSLTGAADVVAFNSGMAAISNALMAVVSEGKYIIASRHLFGNTLSLITGTLRRFGVKVILLDLTDAKAVEEAVNKDVCCIFLEIMTNPQLEVADLKALSVIARKHNIPLIADSTTIPFTETDLGGLGVDVEIVSSTKYISGGATSLGGLVIDYGRFDFVSCRLRGELLFNIGAYMTPQVAYMQSLGLETLAVRYNKQAENALWLANELYKLPGVKVNYVGLKDNPYYEISRKQFGETSGAMLTIDLKDRDACFRFLNNLKLIRRATNLFDNRTLAIHPASTIFGLFTDQQRKEMDVLDTTIRLSVGLEDVEDLLDDIKQAL, encoded by the coding sequence ATGAAGAAACAGACAAAAGCTATAGATGAGCCTTTCTGTAGGAAGGACCCTTATGGGGCATTAAGTATGCCGGTTTATAATTCAGTAGCATACGAGTTTGATAATGCTCAAGATATGGCTGATACTTTTTGCGGCCGAATGAAGGGTCCTGACTATTCTCGCACGGAGAATCCAACAGTAACATATTTTGAAAACAAAGTGAAGTCGCTTACAGGTGCGGCTGATGTTGTCGCGTTCAATTCAGGAATGGCTGCTATAAGCAATGCTCTTATGGCTGTAGTTTCTGAGGGGAAGTATATAATAGCATCACGCCATTTGTTCGGCAACACATTGTCGCTTATTACTGGTACACTGAGGAGGTTTGGGGTAAAAGTGATACTACTAGACCTTACTGATGCTAAAGCAGTGGAAGAGGCTGTAAACAAAGATGTTTGTTGTATTTTTCTTGAGATAATGACAAATCCACAGTTGGAGGTAGCTGATCTTAAAGCTCTTTCTGTTATTGCACGTAAGCATAACATCCCTCTTATTGCAGACTCGACAACGATTCCTTTCACAGAAACAGACTTGGGTGGACTGGGTGTAGACGTAGAAATAGTATCAAGTACTAAATACATATCTGGTGGCGCTACATCACTTGGCGGACTTGTGATAGATTACGGCAGGTTCGACTTCGTTAGTTGCAGGTTGCGTGGTGAGCTTCTCTTTAATATAGGGGCATACATGACTCCTCAGGTGGCTTATATGCAGTCGCTAGGACTTGAAACACTTGCTGTGAGATACAACAAACAGGCAGAAAATGCTTTATGGCTTGCCAATGAACTATATAAGTTGCCCGGCGTAAAGGTTAATTATGTAGGACTTAAGGATAATCCATATTACGAGATATCAAGAAAACAGTTTGGTGAGACATCTGGAGCGATGCTAACGATCGATCTTAAAGATCGTGATGCCTGTTTCCGTTTCCTAAACAATCTGAAACTGATAAGGAGAGCTACAAATCTATTTGATAACAGAACTCTGGCAATACACCCTGCAAGTACAATCTTCGGATTATTCACAGACCAGCAGCGCAAAGAAATGGACGTGCTAGACACTACAATACGCTTGTCTGTAGGACTAGAGGATGTAGAAGACCTGTTAGATGATATAAAACAAGCCCTATGA
- a CDS encoding SPFH domain-containing protein, producing MEITTYVLIAIVVCVLIFAKMSLVIIPQSETKVIERLGRYYATLKPGLNIIIPFIDRAKLIITMSRGRYLYSNSIDLREQVYDFDKQNVITKDNVQTEINALLYFQIVDPFKAAYEINNLPNAIEKLTQTTLRNIIGELELDQTLTSRDTINTKLRAVLDDATNKWGIKVNRVELQDITPPASVLQAMEKQMQAERNKRAAILTSEGEKASAILKSEGAKMATINNAEADKQMAILNAEGEAQARIRKAEAEAIAIEKITEAVGKTSNPANYLLAQKYIAMLKEVATGDKTKTVYLPYEATNLLGSLGGIKELFKDN from the coding sequence ATGGAAATTACAACTTATGTTCTAATCGCAATAGTAGTTTGCGTACTGATATTCGCCAAGATGAGTCTGGTGATTATTCCACAGTCAGAAACGAAAGTAATAGAGCGTCTGGGGCGTTATTATGCCACACTAAAGCCGGGTCTAAATATCATCATACCTTTTATTGATCGAGCTAAACTTATAATAACGATGAGTAGAGGCAGATACCTTTACTCTAATTCTATTGACCTGCGTGAACAAGTATATGACTTCGACAAGCAGAATGTGATCACTAAAGATAATGTGCAGACAGAAATCAATGCTCTGCTGTATTTTCAGATAGTAGACCCTTTCAAGGCTGCTTACGAAATTAACAACCTGCCTAACGCCATAGAGAAACTTACACAGACAACACTGCGTAATATAATAGGCGAACTGGAACTGGACCAGACGTTGACATCACGTGATACTATCAATACCAAACTGCGTGCTGTGTTGGATGACGCAACAAACAAGTGGGGTATAAAGGTTAACCGTGTGGAACTACAGGACATCACTCCTCCAGCGAGTGTGTTACAGGCAATGGAGAAGCAAATGCAGGCAGAACGTAACAAGCGTGCAGCAATCCTTACCAGTGAAGGCGAAAAGGCTTCTGCAATATTGAAATCGGAAGGAGCAAAGATGGCTACAATAAATAATGCTGAGGCTGACAAACAGATGGCCATCCTTAATGCTGAAGGTGAGGCACAGGCCCGTATACGTAAGGCTGAAGCCGAGGCTATAGCTATTGAGAAGATAACAGAGGCTGTAGGTAAGACTTCTAATCCTGCCAACTATCTGTTGGCTCAGAAATATATCGCTATGTTGAAGGAGGTTGCAACCGGTGATAAGACGAAAACTGTATACTTGCCATATGAGGCTACCAATCTTCTTGGCAGTCTGGGAGGAATAAAAGAATTGTTTAAAGACAACTAA
- a CDS encoding NfeD family protein has translation MIDYLSQNVWQIWVFFAIVSLIIELSSGTFYIMCFAIGAGIAAIASAIGLGMVAQIITFAVASAICIFMVRPMVMKYLPGHKGTARESNADALIGREGRVSETIVSGGFGRVAIDGDDWKAQSADGQEIVKGDKVKVISMESIIVTVSKI, from the coding sequence ATGATTGATTATTTATCACAAAATGTATGGCAGATATGGGTGTTTTTTGCTATAGTAAGTCTTATTATCGAATTAAGTAGCGGTACATTCTATATAATGTGTTTTGCTATAGGAGCCGGAATAGCTGCTATTGCATCAGCTATAGGACTTGGTATGGTGGCTCAGATAATAACGTTCGCCGTTGCATCAGCAATATGTATTTTTATGGTTCGTCCGATGGTCATGAAATATCTACCGGGACATAAAGGCACTGCACGTGAAAGTAATGCTGACGCGCTGATTGGTAGAGAAGGACGGGTGAGTGAAACCATCGTAAGTGGTGGTTTCGGCAGGGTAGCCATTGATGGTGACGACTGGAAGGCTCAGAGCGCAGACGGACAGGAAATAGTAAAGGGAGATAAAGTAAAAGTGATAAGTATGGAAAGTATAATTGTCACTGTATCAAAGATTTAG
- a CDS encoding acetate--CoA ligase family protein, translated as MITPELLHPESIVVVGASNNTHKPGGAIVRNLLSGGYKGTLRLVNPKEDEIQGIKVFNDVEDIPPTQLAILVIPARFCPDVVETLATGKNTKAFIIISAGFGEETHEGLILEERILDICNKNGAALIGPNCIGMLNMCHHSVFTQPIPNLNRKGVDFISSSGATAVFILESAVIKGLQFNSVWSVGNGKQIGVEDVLQYMDENFDITTDSKVKLLYIENIKDPDKLLFHSSSLIRKGCKIAAIKSGTSESGSRAASSHTGAIATSDSAVEALFRKAGIVRCFSREELTTVGCIMTLPHLEGRNFAIVTHAGGPGVMLTDALSKGGLNVPKLEGEVAEELKSKLFPGASVSNPIDILATGTPEQLDTAIEYCDKRFDNVDAIAVIFGTPGLVTLYEAYDVLHKKILTCDKPIFPILPSLHTAGPEVDEFLKKGHVNFSDEVTLATALTRIMHTPQPAPPEIELFGVDVPRIRTIIDSIHSNGYIEPQKVKELLNAAGIPTVPEFVSDNKDEILSFARKTGFPVVVKVVGPIHKSDVGGVTLNIKSEAHLALEFDRMMSIKDAVSVMIQPMLKGTELFIGAKYEERFGHVVLCGLGGIFVEVLRDISSGLAPLSYDEAYSMIHSLKAYKIIRGTRGKKGINEAKYAETIVRLSTLLRFATEIKELDINPLLATEQDVTVVDSRILIKKDNNNNK; from the coding sequence ATGATTACTCCCGAATTACTACATCCAGAAAGTATAGTTGTAGTAGGTGCCTCAAACAACACTCACAAACCGGGCGGAGCTATCGTCCGCAACCTGTTAAGCGGTGGTTATAAGGGTACTCTTCGACTTGTAAATCCTAAGGAAGACGAAATACAAGGCATTAAAGTTTTTAACGATGTAGAAGACATTCCCCCTACCCAGTTGGCTATCCTGGTCATACCGGCCAGGTTTTGTCCCGACGTGGTAGAGACTCTTGCTACGGGCAAGAATACGAAAGCCTTTATCATCATATCAGCCGGATTCGGCGAAGAGACTCACGAAGGTCTTATTCTTGAAGAGCGCATCCTTGACATATGCAACAAAAACGGTGCAGCCCTTATCGGTCCTAACTGTATAGGCATGCTCAATATGTGCCATCACAGTGTGTTCACCCAACCAATACCCAACCTCAACCGTAAAGGTGTTGATTTTATATCCAGTTCTGGAGCTACGGCTGTATTCATCCTTGAGTCGGCTGTCATCAAAGGTCTTCAGTTCAATTCGGTATGGAGTGTTGGCAACGGCAAGCAGATCGGTGTAGAAGACGTGCTGCAATATATGGACGAAAACTTTGATATAACGACCGACTCGAAAGTCAAGCTTCTATATATCGAAAACATAAAAGACCCCGATAAACTCCTGTTCCACTCATCATCACTTATCCGCAAAGGATGCAAGATAGCAGCTATCAAGTCGGGCACATCCGAGAGCGGCAGTCGTGCGGCATCGTCACACACAGGTGCGATAGCCACAAGCGATTCAGCTGTAGAGGCTCTCTTCAGAAAGGCCGGTATCGTAAGATGCTTCTCACGAGAGGAACTCACAACGGTAGGTTGCATCATGACACTGCCGCATCTTGAAGGGCGCAATTTTGCCATTGTCACCCATGCAGGAGGCCCCGGTGTAATGCTCACCGACGCACTGTCTAAAGGAGGTCTTAATGTACCGAAATTAGAAGGAGAAGTTGCCGAAGAACTGAAGAGCAAACTCTTCCCCGGCGCATCCGTAAGCAATCCTATAGACATACTTGCCACCGGAACTCCCGAACAGCTCGATACGGCTATAGAATACTGCGACAAGCGATTTGACAATGTAGACGCCATTGCCGTAATATTCGGTACTCCGGGACTTGTAACCCTGTACGAGGCATACGATGTTCTACACAAGAAGATACTGACATGCGACAAACCGATATTCCCGATATTGCCGTCACTGCATACAGCAGGCCCCGAAGTAGATGAGTTCCTTAAGAAAGGCCATGTCAACTTCAGTGATGAGGTAACCCTTGCCACAGCCCTTACCCGCATCATGCACACCCCGCAACCTGCTCCACCTGAGATAGAACTCTTCGGAGTAGACGTTCCACGTATACGCACCATCATAGACTCTATACACAGCAATGGTTACATCGAGCCACAGAAGGTTAAAGAGTTGCTTAACGCAGCAGGTATACCTACTGTGCCTGAGTTTGTATCAGACAACAAAGACGAAATACTCTCATTTGCCCGCAAAACAGGATTCCCGGTAGTAGTCAAGGTGGTAGGTCCGATACACAAGAGCGATGTAGGCGGTGTTACCCTCAACATCAAGAGCGAAGCCCACCTGGCCTTAGAGTTCGACAGGATGATGTCAATCAAAGATGCCGTATCGGTTATGATACAGCCAATGCTCAAAGGCACCGAACTGTTTATTGGCGCCAAATACGAAGAGCGGTTTGGTCACGTGGTACTGTGCGGACTGGGAGGTATCTTCGTCGAAGTACTCCGCGATATATCTTCGGGTCTGGCTCCACTGTCGTACGACGAAGCCTACTCTATGATACACTCATTGAAGGCATACAAGATAATAAGAGGCACCCGCGGCAAGAAAGGCATCAATGAAGCCAAATATGCCGAAACAATAGTAAGACTGTCTACACTGCTCCGTTTTGCTACAGAAATCAAAGAACTGGATATCAATCCACTGTTGGCCACAGAACAAGACGTAACAGTAGTCGACTCAAGGATACTAATCAAAAAAGACAACAACAACAATAAATGA
- a CDS encoding DMT family transporter has translation MNNTFKGYLCGIIAAICYGTNPLGVLLLYRDGINSNSAVFYRYILAMLILFGMMIVQRKSFAVSKRELLIVSILGILFSASSLTLFISFQYMDAGIASTMLFVYPVMVAVLMIVLFKERLSIVTMLSIALAIGGITLLYHGGNGSTLSAAGVALVMVSSLTYAIYIITLNKSKLRMSVIKLTFYITLVGTIAIGLFSLTSQSNHIQWLSRPEMWGYAMILALVPTVISLVMMTIAIKSVGSTPSAIMGALEPVTAVIIGITIFGEAFTERLAVGIVLILSAVMLIIISKAFNLHSFANAIVYVGHKVKKWRWH, from the coding sequence ATGAACAATACTTTTAAGGGATACCTCTGCGGAATCATAGCTGCAATATGTTATGGAACCAATCCGCTAGGGGTATTGCTTCTTTATCGGGATGGGATAAACTCCAACTCGGCGGTTTTCTATCGTTACATTCTAGCCATGCTGATACTCTTCGGCATGATGATAGTACAGCGCAAGTCGTTTGCTGTAAGCAAGAGAGAATTATTAATAGTAAGTATATTAGGCATACTCTTCTCAGCCTCATCACTCACCCTGTTTATCAGTTTTCAGTATATGGATGCAGGCATAGCCTCAACCATGCTATTTGTATATCCTGTGATGGTGGCCGTACTCATGATAGTACTTTTCAAAGAACGGCTATCTATAGTCACCATGCTGTCTATCGCCCTGGCCATCGGCGGTATAACCCTCTTATACCATGGCGGCAATGGTTCCACACTGAGTGCAGCCGGTGTCGCTCTGGTTATGGTATCGTCGCTGACCTATGCCATATACATAATCACGCTTAATAAGTCGAAACTCAGGATGTCGGTCATAAAACTTACATTTTATATCACCCTGGTAGGAACAATAGCCATCGGTCTCTTTTCGCTAACTTCGCAAAGCAACCATATACAGTGGCTTAGCCGACCGGAGATGTGGGGTTACGCCATGATATTGGCTCTTGTACCAACCGTAATATCCCTGGTAATGATGACAATAGCCATCAAGTCTGTTGGTTCTACCCCATCAGCCATAATGGGAGCCTTAGAACCTGTTACGGCTGTCATCATAGGTATCACCATTTTCGGCGAAGCCTTCACAGAGCGCCTCGCCGTAGGCATAGTTCTTATTCTGTCGGCAGTAATGTTGATTATCATAAGCAAGGCTTTCAATCTCCATTCCTTCGCCAATGCCATAGTCTATGTAGGGCATAAAGTGAAGAAATGGAGATGGCATTAA
- a CDS encoding SGNH/GDSL hydrolase family protein: MKKLLFVMMLAVASINCVAQQPSQVVSADNANIHYTGRFSFKNKKAPCMVYPGSAIETNFTGSSIRMKAKPNSGYFMVTIDNDNPVKVNFGRKDSVMTLIKGLKKGNHNCKVMLAYEGYIRRPEFRGFIIDRGAKILPYVNRYKLKMEFIGNSITCGYGIEAGNKLMHFSDSTENHYYTYAGIAARRLNAESMVVARSGIGAYRNYNGPKAGDKDIMPRWYDYTLLYDSSELWNSKRYTPDIVCVNLGTNDLSTPNYDLQLFKSHYMGFMKHLRAIYPKAKIVMLTGSMLNGKPLMDQKKVLDEIKTELGDSGFYRFDFTPMNGSLGYGADYHPSMLQARRMADELVPFINRIR, translated from the coding sequence ATGAAAAAACTGTTATTCGTGATGATGCTCGCTGTAGCATCTATCAATTGCGTTGCTCAGCAACCCAGTCAAGTAGTTTCGGCTGATAATGCTAATATTCATTATACAGGCCGCTTTAGTTTCAAAAACAAGAAGGCTCCGTGTATGGTTTATCCGGGTTCGGCTATTGAGACTAATTTTACAGGCTCGTCTATAAGGATGAAGGCTAAACCAAACAGTGGGTATTTTATGGTTACTATTGACAATGATAACCCTGTAAAGGTGAATTTCGGACGGAAAGATTCTGTGATGACACTTATCAAGGGACTAAAAAAGGGTAACCATAACTGTAAGGTGATGCTGGCTTACGAGGGATATATCAGACGTCCTGAATTCCGTGGATTTATCATCGACCGTGGCGCAAAGATTCTGCCTTATGTGAACAGGTATAAACTGAAAATGGAGTTTATCGGCAATTCGATAACTTGCGGTTACGGTATCGAGGCAGGCAACAAATTGATGCACTTCAGCGACTCTACCGAAAATCATTATTATACCTATGCAGGTATCGCCGCACGCCGACTGAATGCCGAAAGCATGGTAGTAGCCCGTTCGGGTATCGGTGCATACCGCAATTATAATGGTCCGAAGGCAGGCGATAAGGATATCATGCCACGCTGGTATGACTATACACTGCTTTACGACTCTTCAGAGTTGTGGAATAGCAAGCGCTATACACCAGACATCGTTTGCGTAAACCTCGGCACGAATGATCTGAGCACTCCTAACTATGACTTACAGTTGTTTAAGAGCCATTATATGGGCTTTATGAAGCACCTGCGTGCCATATATCCCAAGGCTAAGATTGTGATGCTGACAGGTAGCATGCTTAACGGCAAACCTCTTATGGACCAGAAGAAGGTGCTTGATGAAATCAAAACAGAACTGGGTGACAGTGGTTTCTACCGCTTTGACTTCACACCTATGAATGGTTCTCTGGGTTATGGTGCCGACTATCACCCATCTATGCTTCAGGCACGCAGGATGGCAGACGAGCTTGTGCCTTTCATCAACAGAATAAGATAG
- a CDS encoding MBL fold metallo-hydrolase → MKLIYIYHSGFALVGDDITIILDYWKDPAGVIPGLLRNKGSIYVMASHFHPDHFVPEILKWKEMRPDIKYILSKDILRHHRAQKEDALFMAKGAEYKDDKISVQAFGSTDIGVSWYIETEGKRIFHAGDLNNWHWADECTKEESMKFEMAYLGELKDICKVVKTLDVAMFPVDSRLGSEYMRGPRQFIDSVPTKLFAPMHFSANPNDMANAFEPVCRERNVDFFCINKEGDSIDF, encoded by the coding sequence ATGAAACTGATTTATATATATCATAGTGGGTTTGCCCTAGTGGGCGATGACATAACTATCATACTGGACTATTGGAAAGACCCCGCAGGCGTGATTCCCGGTTTGCTACGCAATAAGGGGAGCATCTATGTGATGGCATCACACTTCCATCCCGATCATTTCGTACCTGAGATACTGAAATGGAAAGAGATGAGACCGGACATTAAGTATATCCTGTCTAAAGATATTCTGCGCCATCATCGTGCTCAGAAAGAGGATGCGCTGTTCATGGCTAAGGGAGCTGAGTATAAGGATGACAAGATAAGCGTACAGGCTTTTGGCAGTACGGATATAGGGGTGTCGTGGTATATTGAGACCGAAGGGAAGAGAATATTCCATGCGGGCGACTTAAACAACTGGCACTGGGCTGACGAATGTACCAAGGAGGAGTCGATGAAGTTTGAAATGGCTTATCTGGGTGAACTTAAGGATATCTGTAAGGTGGTAAAGACACTGGATGTGGCTATGTTTCCGGTTGACAGCAGATTGGGCAGCGAATATATGCGCGGACCGAGACAGTTTATTGACAGTGTACCTACAAAATTGTTTGCGCCTATGCATTTCAGTGCTAACCCTAATGATATGGCTAATGCCTTTGAACCGGTCTGCAGGGAGCGTAATGTTGACTTCTTCTGTATAAACAAAGAAGGGGATAGCATTGATTTTTAA
- a CDS encoding PhzF family phenazine biosynthesis protein — translation MSKIKLYQVDAFTSTLFSGNPAAVCVLDSWIDERLMQNIGTENNLAETAFLVPHGQDYEIRWFTPSVEVDLCGHATLASAFVLFNVLGYNDDEIRFYSCRSGLLTVRKRDDLLMMDFPTDDLQLLSEENNAQIEKCIGLKPIETYKGKTDYITVIETESDLKHLQPDLNEVSKLKGRGLVVTAKGDDVDFVSRFFAPQTGIPEDPVTGSSHTSLLPLWSKKLNKNTFVARQLSKRGGQLFCEFKGDRCLIGGNAKLYLTGEISI, via the coding sequence ATGAGCAAAATAAAATTATATCAAGTAGATGCTTTTACAAGCACCTTGTTTTCTGGTAATCCGGCAGCTGTATGTGTATTGGATTCTTGGATTGATGAAAGGCTGATGCAGAATATTGGCACTGAGAATAATCTGGCTGAGACAGCTTTTTTAGTGCCTCACGGGCAAGATTATGAGATAAGATGGTTTACACCGTCTGTAGAGGTTGACCTATGCGGACACGCTACTCTGGCATCTGCATTTGTGCTGTTTAATGTGCTGGGATATAATGATGATGAGATTAGATTTTATTCATGCCGAAGCGGATTATTGACAGTAAGAAAAAGAGATGACTTGCTGATGATGGATTTCCCAACCGATGATCTGCAGTTGCTCTCTGAAGAAAATAACGCACAGATAGAAAAATGTATTGGTTTAAAACCGATAGAGACATACAAGGGTAAAACGGATTATATCACAGTGATAGAGACGGAATCTGATTTAAAGCATCTACAACCGGACCTGAATGAGGTATCAAAATTGAAGGGCAGGGGACTGGTCGTTACTGCAAAGGGTGATGATGTCGACTTCGTTTCACGATTCTTTGCACCTCAAACAGGAATACCTGAAGATCCTGTTACCGGGTCTTCGCATACATCACTGTTGCCTCTATGGTCAAAGAAACTGAATAAGAATACCTTTGTAGCTCGCCAACTGTCAAAGCGAGGAGGACAACTCTTTTGTGAATTTAAAGGCGATAGATGCCTAATAGGTGGTAATGCAAAATTATATCTGACAGGAGAAATATCCATATAG
- the lgt gene encoding prolipoprotein diacylglyceryl transferase: MENILYIYWNISPYILKFGSFTLGYYNLLFVGGIVISSYIINRLFKKEGIPDALFTKLFLYCFVGIVAGARLGHCLFYEPEYFLAHPLEMILPISFRNGSFSFGYRGLASHGGAIGLLIAIFLYCRQTKSPVLKTLDYIGVVAPLGGMCIRIGNFMNSEIIGDVTDVPWAVVFERVDMNPRHPAQLYEALAYLVIFIILFTLYKYRRSEFKSGFFFGSSIFLIFISRFCIEFIKEAQESFENYMTLDMGQLLSIPFIVVGLYLIIAKKAVKSK; encoded by the coding sequence ATGGAAAATATACTATATATTTATTGGAATATAAGTCCATATATATTGAAGTTTGGAAGTTTTACTCTTGGATATTATAATCTCTTATTTGTTGGTGGAATAGTAATTTCTAGCTATATTATAAATAGGCTTTTTAAGAAAGAAGGAATACCCGACGCCTTGTTTACCAAACTTTTTCTGTATTGTTTCGTTGGTATTGTAGCCGGGGCTAGACTAGGGCATTGCCTTTTTTACGAACCTGAATATTTCCTGGCTCATCCACTTGAAATGATTTTACCAATCTCTTTTAGAAACGGAAGTTTTAGTTTTGGATACAGGGGACTGGCAAGTCACGGTGGTGCTATCGGATTGTTGATAGCAATATTTTTGTATTGCAGACAAACAAAGAGTCCTGTATTAAAGACTCTTGATTATATCGGAGTGGTAGCTCCATTAGGAGGCATGTGTATAAGAATTGGCAATTTTATGAACTCTGAAATTATTGGTGATGTTACTGATGTTCCGTGGGCAGTAGTTTTTGAGCGGGTAGATATGAATCCACGACATCCGGCCCAATTATATGAAGCGTTAGCTTATCTGGTGATTTTTATAATATTATTTACCTTATATAAGTACAGACGTTCGGAATTTAAATCAGGCTTTTTCTTTGGCTCAAGTATCTTTCTGATTTTTATTTCACGCTTTTGCATTGAGTTCATAAAGGAAGCTCAAGAAAGTTTTGAAAATTACATGACTCTTGATATGGGGCAGTTATTAAGCATTCCTTTCATAGTAGTTGGACTGTATCTTATCATTGCCAAAAAAGCAGTAAAAAGTAAATAG
- a CDS encoding HU family DNA-binding protein, giving the protein MPILYKLAKDNRKASRTAGQFFARAIVTNVIDTEGLAEIMQRNSTVKKSDILAVLSELVETMTDQLQNSTRVKLNGFGSFKIGIKGTGSQTIDTYSVGKNVKGLRVNFCPETKKDASGTRTKKFLSNATVQGS; this is encoded by the coding sequence ATGCCTATTCTTTACAAATTAGCAAAAGACAACCGAAAGGCCAGCCGTACAGCAGGTCAGTTCTTCGCCCGTGCCATAGTCACTAACGTGATAGACACAGAGGGACTTGCCGAGATAATGCAGCGTAACAGTACTGTGAAAAAGAGTGATATCTTAGCTGTATTATCAGAACTGGTAGAGACGATGACAGACCAGTTGCAGAACTCTACAAGAGTGAAGCTCAACGGTTTTGGAAGTTTCAAGATTGGAATAAAAGGTACAGGAAGTCAGACTATCGACACCTACTCGGTAGGTAAGAACGTAAAAGGTCTTCGTGTAAACTTCTGCCCTGAAACCAAGAAGGATGCCTCTGGTACAAGAACCAAGAAGTTCTTGAGTAATGCCACAGTGCAGGGCTCCTAA
- a CDS encoding helix-turn-helix domain-containing protein: MNTKDNMITDISAELDNEFGKEGTTERATFDDDAYAFYSSQILLKARKEAKITQSELAKKINTTKSYISRIENGTVNPSAGMFYRIINALGMRVEIVKPILNV, encoded by the coding sequence ATGAATACAAAAGACAACATGATAACTGATATCAGTGCAGAACTGGATAATGAATTCGGAAAGGAAGGTACTACCGAACGTGCAACGTTTGATGATGATGCATATGCGTTTTATTCAAGTCAGATTTTACTTAAGGCCCGCAAAGAGGCTAAAATTACCCAATCAGAGTTGGCAAAGAAAATAAATACCACAAAATCTTATATTTCAAGAATAGAAAATGGTACGGTTAATCCTAGTGCAGGTATGTTCTACAGGATTATTAATGCATTGGGTATGAGGGTAGAGATTGTAAAACCTATATTAAATGTATAG